From the genome of uncultured Bacteroides sp.:
AATGGTCTATGTAGCTAATGAAATATCTCCATTCTCGGATAGCGATGTAGTTGTTTTCAGTAATTGCGATTCTGTGAGATTGATTACTTATGAAAAAGATACAATTGTACAACCTGTTATCCACGATAAGAATGGAATACCTAATGCTCCGGTAATATTTAAGAATGTCTATAATTTCTGGGATATGAGACAATATACTTATGTTCAGAAGAACTGGCAGAAAGTAAGTTTTGTTGCAGAAGGTATTATAGATGGTAAGGTGGTGTGCAGCTATAAAAGAATGCCATCACGTCGTTCTACAAAATTAAGATTAACTCTTGATCACGAAGGACAGGCATTAGTTGCCGATGGTTCTGATTTTGCTGTTGTTATTGCAGAAGTTACTGATGATAGCGGAAATGTGCGCAGATTGGCAAAAGAAAATGTTGTTTTCACCGTTGAAGGTGAGGGAACAATCATTGGTGATGCAAGTATTGGTGCCAATCCGCGAGCTGTGGAATTTGGTTCTGCTCCTGTATTGATCCGTGCAACAAATAAAGCAGGCAAAATAAAGGTTAAAGCTCATGTTCAGTTTGAAGGAGTTTATTCTCCTACATCTGCAGAACTGGAATTTGAAAGTGTTCCGACTGAAAGACCTTTCTGTTATATAGATCAGGTACAAAGCAAAGTTAACCGGAACAATAAAACGACCAATGAAACAAAACCAACTCTTACAGAAGAAGAAAAACAAAAAGTTCTGAATGAAGTTGAACTTCAGCAGACAGAGTTTGGTGAAAAGCACTTAAAATATTGATTAATAAGTTTTAAAGTGTTAACCGATTGTTGTACATTTGTCTGCCTTTGCTTAACTTTGACCTCATACTTAAAAAAAACAGGCAGAAGACATGAATAAATATTTGGTGCTTATAATTATGTTATTTTGCTGTCGTTTTGCGACAGCAAGTAATAACATAATTATTGAGCATTATTCAGTTGAGAATGGAGTTCCTCATGAAATTGTAAATTGTGCTATCAAAGATTCTGAAGGCTTTGTATGGTTTGGTACATGGTATGGATTATGCAGTTTCGATGGACAGAAGTTTAAAACATACAATAGTCGGAATCTCTACTATACAGATATACCTCCCAGAAAAATTCAAAAAATAATAGAAGATAAGAGCTGTAACTTATGGGTCAAAACCGTTGACCACAAGCTTTATCTTTTTGATAAGCACAAAGAGTGTTTTTACTCTGTGTTTAATGAACTGAGAAAAAATTACTCAGTAAATTCTCAGATTATTAAGATTCAGAAAACAGCCGACGGAGAACTTTTATTATTAACAAAAAACAAAGACTTATTAAAAGCTTCCTCCAATAAGGATGGCAAACTAAATATTATTCTCCTTCACAACTCAAAAGTCAAGGCCGGCAATACAAAGCTGAAGAAAAATCTATTGTGCGAAAGCAAGGATTATATCAGCTGGATTGGTACAGATTACAAAATTCTGTCCAGCCCTAAAGGGAATTCCTTAAAATCTAAGCCATCTGATTTTATATTAAAAGGACTTGGTGTTACTCCCGAAACAGAATTTTCATGTGCATACGAGAATAAAGGAGTTTTATGGGTAGGGGATAAAAAAGGTAATATTTATCTGATAACTCTCTATAACGGACGTATTATCCCCATAAAAATATTATCCGGTAAAGGAGCTATTGAGAATATCTTTATTGAAAACAGAACAAAGATATATATTTCTGTTGCTAATAAAGGTGTCTATTTATATGACTTGAAGAAAAAGACTTTCAAACTATTATTCACTCCTCAGGTTAAGGAACCTGTTGTGAAGCTATTTAGTGATAGTTACGGAAAAATATGGTTTGTTCTTGGAAAGAAAGGGGTAGTATATTATAACCCGGTGAATAATGAAATTAAGCAATTCATTTTTCAGGATGGTCTTGTAAATGAAGAAATTCAGGAACAAGACGGAAAAGAACATGGAATGTTCTTTATTACTTCATCAGGTGATTTAGTCCGGATTGACCGTAATAAACTTACAGAGGATTACTTAAATCATTCTGAAGAGTTCCTTAAATTCGAAAAAGGGAACAGACTTTGTAACTTATTAATGGACAAAGACGGTGTATTGTGGGTTACTTCTTTGGACAATGGTATTTATAAAATTACTTTTCCTAAAAAACAATTTTCTCTTTTTTCTCCGTGTAGCTTTGAAAACAAAACTACAGATCCCGAAATCTGTAAAGTAGGAGTTAAATCTTTATTTGAAGCAAAGAATGGTGATATATGGGTCGGAACCCGTAATTCGGAAGTCTATAGAATTGCTAGAAATGGTGCTTTGAAGCAAAAGTTCTTTGAGGGTAATTACAATATTGGAAATGTATACCATGTAATGGAAGACAACCAGGGTAATCTATGGTTCTCAACCAAAGGAAAAGGTCTTGTAAAGGCTGAACCCGATAATTCATCAAAATTGGGATTTCGTTTTACCCGTTTTATGAATGAAGAAGATAACCCGAATTCAATTAGCAGTAATGAAGTCTATTGTTCTTATCAAGATAGCAAGGGACGTATCTGGGCAGGTTTGTTCGGTGGTGGTCTGAATTTATTGGAAGAAGAAAATGGAAGAGCTATCTTCAGACATAAATATAATTGCTTTAGCTATTATCCATCCAATGGCATGTATATGGAGATTCGGAATATGATCGAAGACTCCGAAGGACGTATATGGGTTGGTACAAGTGATGGGTTGATGTCGTTTGATGGAAACTTCAAAAGAGCTGATAAAATAAAATTTGAGGTTTATCAGAATGGATCAGATATTTCAGATAATGATATATATGCATTATATAAAGACAAGAAATCACAAATATGGGTAAGTGTTTTCGGAGGTGGATTAAATAAGCTTATTAGCTATGATCATGAAACCAGAATGCCTGTTTTTCAATCTTATGGCCTGAAGGAAGGATTGAAAAGTGATGTTATCCTGTCTATAGTGGAGGATATAAGAGGTAATCTCTGGTTGGCTACTGAAATGGGTATTTCCCGTTTTAATATGAAAACACAATCTTTCCGTAACTTTGATAAGTATGACGGCTTTATTCCGGTAAAAATGGAAGAGGAGTGCGCATTACGTTGTGCGTCCGGACAGCTATGGTTTGGGTGTAAAGATGGTATAATAAAGTTTGATCCATCCAGACTTGAAACATATAATTTTGCAAATAAAACTTATATTGTTGATTTTAAAGTTTCTAATCAAGACTACAATTCATTAAATACAGGCGAACATAGATTATCTGTGAAGGAACTTAAAACTATTACTCTGAAGCATAATCAGTCTATGTTTACAATTGAGTTTGCTGCACTAAACTATTATAATCAGAATCGCATCAGCTATAAATATATACTTCAGGGATACGAAGAAGAATGGCACTTTAGTGGAAAGAACCGGATTGCTTCATATACAAATGTGCCTCCGGGCAAGTATTTGTTTAAGGTAAGAACAATCGACGAAGCAAATCCTTCTTTTGTTTCTGAAAGAACATTAGAGATTGTTATTCTTCCACCTTGGTGGAGGTCTGATATTGCCTATGTAATTTATGTTATATTGTTCCTGGCTTTATTATATGGAGTTATGAAGTTTGTCTTTTTTATGATAAAGATAAAGAATGACATCTATATTGAACAGAAACTTGCAGAATTGAAAATTAAGTTCTTTACCAATATATCACATGAGCTGCGTACGCCTCTGACATTGATTAAGGGACCTATTCAGGAACTGAGGGAGAAAGAAAAATTATCTGATAAAGGAACCCGATACATTGATTTAATGGAAAAGAGTACTGATCAGATGCTTAATCTGGTGAATCAGATTCTCGACTTCAGAAAGATAGAAAATGGAAAAATGCGTTTGCATGTTTCTCTGATAAATCTGAATTCGATGATTGAACATCTGAGCGAAGAGTTTGAAGTTCTTTCTGAAGAGAATGAAATTAGTTATACCTGTCAGTACAATGACAGTGATATCTTTGTGTGGGCAGATCAAGAGAAACTGGAGATTGTGATCCGTAATCTTCTTTCGAATGCATTTAAGTTTACCCATTCTGGTGGAAGTATAATTCTTACAGTTGGCCTTCTTCCTGACGGAAAAGCTTGCTTTGTAAGAGTAGAAGATACCGGTACTGGTATTCCTCAGAATAAACTTACTGAAATATTTGAGCGTTTCTCACAAGGAGATAATGCAAAAGATACTACGTATAAAGGCACCGGAATCGGATTAGCTCTTTCTAAAGAACTGATGAATTTGCATCACGGACAGATTACAGTTGAAAGTGAGCAATCTAAAGGGTCGGCATTTACAGTAGAGCTACTGTTGGGCAAAGAGCATTTCAAACCTGATGAGGTAGATTTCTATTTCAGTGATCAGGTTGATAATCTTCCTCAGGAAACTGCAATTTTGGATACAAACAGAAATGAAGAAGAGGATGAGCTGGAAGACGATTTGAGCAAAGATAATTCTACATTACCAAGCTTATTGCTTGTAGAAGACAATAAGGATTTATGTAATCTGATAAAGATGCAATTAGAAGACCAGTTCCGTATTTATATCGCGAATAATGGAGTTGAAGGTTTGAAGAAGGTTCATCTGTATCATCCGGATATTGTTGTAACCGATCAGATGATGCCGGAGATGGATGGAACGGAAATGTTGCAGCGTATCAGGAAAGATTTTAAGATCAGTCACATTCCGGTAGTTATACTTACTGCCAAGAGTGGTGATGAAGCTAAGACTACAGCTATTAGTCTTGGAGCAAATGCTTATATAACAAAACCTTTCAGTAAGGATTATCTGGTAGCCCGTATAGAGCAGCTATTAAGGGAAAGAAAACTTTTCCAGGAAAGACTTTGGAAAAAAGATAATGAAGAACCATCGGTTGATTATGAGCAATTCCTTGTTCAGAAAGATGTTCAGCTATTGGAAAAAATCCATCAGGTTATTGAAGATAATCTCGATAACAGCGATTTTAATATCGATACTATTGCTTCTACTATTGGTTTAAGCCGTTCTTCTTTCTTTAAGAAATTAAAAAGTCTCACCGGACTTGCTCCTGTAGACTTAGTTAAAGAAATTCGACTGAATAAATCAATTGGGATGATTAAGAATACTGATTTGAGTATTTCGGAGATAGCTTTCGCCGTGGGTTTTAAAGATGTGGGATATTTCGGTAAATGTTTCAGAAAGAAATATGATCAGTCTCCCCGTGAATACATGAATACTTATAGAAAATCGTGAAATACTGATTACAAAAGGCTTTTCTGTTCGTTTTAGAATTATATTCATTAACCCAAATAAAAGTTTACTATAATGAGGATAGTTCGAATAGCTTTAAGAAATATACTTGTAGGCCTTTTTTGCACATTTGCAGTGCAAAGTCTTTTTGCTCAAAAGACTTCAATGACATTGAAAGATGGTAAAATTTCCTATAATGTAGATCAACAGAACAATAGAGTTCTTGATTTCTCCTATTGTGGGTATCGAAGTTCAGAGAAAGATATACCAGAGGTACCTAATAAAATAGTTGTCTCTAGTCAGGAAGGCGATTGTTCTTCTGTAATTCAAAGAGCGATAAATTATGTTTCTTCTTTGGCTCCTGACAAAAATGGATTCAGAGGAGCAGTTTTACTAGGTAAAGGTGTTTTCCATTTAGATAAATCTCTGTTCATTTCTAAATCTGGTGTTGTCTTACGCGGAGCTGACAAAAACCAAACTATCTTAGTTAAAAGAGGCTCAGATAGAGGTGCAGTGGTTTACGTTGAAGGAAAAAATGATTTTTCTGTTACTGATACACTATCTGTTACATCTTCTTATATTCCCGTTAATTCCCGTACAATTACTGTAGCTTCAGCTGCCAAACTGAAAAAGGGAGATAGAGTGATGATCTATCGTCCTTCAACTACGAAATGGATTGAAAGTTTAGGTTGCGAGCATTTTGGTGGAGGCATTACAGCTTTAGGCTGGAAAGCTGGTGATATTGAAATCTATTGGGATAGAACAATTTCCAGCTTGAATAATGGAAATGTGGAATTGGATGTTCCGTTAACAATGGCTGTTGATGCTCAACAGGGTAAAGCTCAGGTGTTGTTATATCATTGGAATGGTCGTATCTCTGATTCTGGTGTAGAAAATATCTCTTTTGAATCTGAGTATAATAAAAAATATCCGAAAGATGAAGATCATTGCTGGACTGGTGTATCTATTGAAAACGCAGAGAACTGCTGGGTTCGTCATGCTTCATTCAGATATTTTGCCGGAAGTGCTGTGTTTGTTCAAAGAACAGCATCAAAAGTAACAGTAGAAGATTGTATCTCAACTAATCCGGTTTCTGAAATTGGAGGATTACGCAGAAATACTTTCCTCACTATGGGACAGCAAACTCTTTTCCAACGTTGCTACTCAGAACATGGTATTCACGATTTTGGAGCTGGATACTGTGCTCCCGGACCAAATGCCTTTGTACAATGTGAATCAAAAGAATCTTTTGGTTTTAGTGGAGCTATTGATAGCTGGGCTTGCGGATTATTGTTTGATGTTGTTAATGTTGATGGCAATAATCTTTCGTTTAAGAATATGGGACAAGATTTCAACGGTGCAGGCTGGGGAACATCAAACAGTCTTTTCTGGCAATGTTCTGCGGCTGAAATAGAATGTTATTCTCCTGCAAAAGATGCAATGAACAGAGCATACGGATGCTGGGCTCAATTCTCCGGAGATGGTGAATGGAATGAGTCAAATAACCATATTCAGCCAAGAAGCATTTTCTATTCTCAATTGGCAGAACGACTAGGCAAAGATTGTTCTCAAAGAGCTCGTATTCTACCTGTTAGCACAGAAGCTTCCAGCAGTCCTACTCTTGCTGTTGCAGCAGAAATGGCAAAACAAGCTTACACTCCAAAACTGACACTACGTCATTGGATTGAACAAGATACACTTTTGGTCTCTGTAGATCAAAATAAACTAAAACTGGTTTCATCACTAAAGGTAGAAAAGGAAAAAGCTCCTTCAATGAAAACAATGTCAGTTGAAGATGGTAGAATTGTAATAAATAATCAGCTTCTTACAGGTAATCGTTCTGAAGTACCCTGGTGGAGTGGTAAACTGAGAACTAACTATCTGGAAAAGGCAAAACCACATATTACCAGATTTGTTCCGGGAAGAGAAGGATTAGGTCTTACCGATCGTATTGATTCTGTTGTGAACTTCATGAAGAATGAAAAGATAACTGTACTAGATCATAATTATGGATTGTGGTATGACAGAAGAAGAGACGATCATGAACGTACCCGCCGTAGAACAGGAGATGTATGGGGACCATTCTATGAACAGCCATTTGGACGAAGCGGTGAAAGTTCTGCCTGGGAAGGATTGTCAAAATACGATTTGACCAGACCTAATGCATGGTATTGGGGACGCCTGAAAGAATTTGCGACTCAGTCGGACAAGGAAGGATTGGTACTGTTCCACGAGAATTATTTCCAGCATAATATTCTTGAAGCTGGTGCACACTGGGTAGATTGTCCATGGCGTTCGGCTAATAATATTAATGACACTGATTTTCCGGAACCAGTTCCTTTTACAGGTGATAAGAGAATATTTATGGCCGACCGTTTTTATGACATATCTCATCCTGTAAGAAGAGAACTACACAAAAAATACATTCGTCAGTGTCTGAATAATTTTGCAGATAATAAGAACGTAGTTCAGCTAATTAGTGCAGAATTTACTGGTCCTCTTCACTTTGTTGAATTCTGGTTAGATGAAATTGGTGCATGGGAAAAAGAAACAGGTAAGCATGCAACAGTTGCTCTTAGTACAACTAAAGATGTTCAGGATGCTATCCTTAAAGATAAAAAACGTTCTGCTTTGGTTGATATTATAGATATAAGATACTGGCATTATAAAAGTGATGGAACTACTTATGCTCCCGAAGGTGGAAAGAATTTAGCTCCAAGACAACATGCACGTCAGATGAAAGTTGGCAAAGTAACCTTTAATGAAGCTTATAAAGCTGTTAGCGAATACAGAGAAAAGTATCCGGAAAAAGCTGTGACTTTTTATGCTCAGAATTATCCTGATATGGCATGGGCAGTATTTATGGCCGGAGGATCTTTACCTGTGTTACCAGAAATAAATGATCCTTCTTTCTTAAATGATGCAGCAAAAATGCATGTAGAAAAAACAGGTACAGATGGATATTATAAATTGGAAAAAAACGGTTTGGGAGTGATTGTTTATTCCCAATCGAAAGAAAATTTTGCTTTACCACTGGCTGCCGGCACATATTCACTTAAACAAATTGATCAAAAGAGTGGTAAAGTTACAACTCTTGTTAAGAAGCTGAAAGGTGGTGATTCTTACCAGTTTAAAGGAAATTCTAATGGCCCTTCTGTATATTGGTTTAAGGCTTTATAGAACCGAAAAAATGGGAATATTTGCTATAAATATGTTGTAAAGCAGATTATCAATTATTTCTACTCTATAATCAAATATTCCCTAAATAAAATCCTTCATAGTTTTAGTTTTGCATTGTCTCTTCAAGGAGGCAATGCTTAATTTTTTAAAGAATATCATGAAGGAACAAGATGAGAATAGAATGGATTGTATAAGTGTCGATACAGAAGTGTCGCAGTTACTCTCCCTTTTAGTATCAGGAGATGTTAAAGCATTCTCCAGATTATACGATTTGCACGTGAATATGCTTTTTAATTATGGTTGTCGCCTGACCACAGATAAAGAGCTTTTAAAAGACTGCATTCACGATGTCTTTATTAAGATCTTTAGTAAACGCGAAGATCTTAGTGAAATAGCAAATTTTAAATCATATCTATTCATTTCACTGAAAAATAAATTGTGCGATGAGAGCCGCAAAAGAATTAATTACTCAGATCAGGCTGTTGAGGAATTAAATCCAGTGGCTTCAGAAAATGTGGAAGACGACTATATTAACTTTGAGATGGATTGTGTCTCAAATGAAAAGGTGAAATTCCTTTTAAATCAGCTTCCACCAAGACAAAAAGAGGCTCTGACACTGTATTATATAGAAGAAAAAAAGTATGAGGATATTTGTGTGTTGATGGACATGAATTACCAGTCAGTGCGAAATTTAATTCATCGTGGAATATTAAAACTCAGAAGTATTGCTGTTTAATATATTTTTATAGAATATAATGAGTACAACTTCTCTCTTTATTCGTTTTTTTATTATATCAATAAATTATATGATAAAGTGGGAAAAGATAAACTTAACAATATAGAAGACTTCTTAACAAATGATAGTTTTATTTGTTATGTTTTCGAGCAGACTTCTTCATTGAAGAAGTATTGGGATGATTATTTTAAATGTAATCCCGAAAAGGAATCTTTGGCACGGAATGCGAGACAGATACTCTTAAATGAGGATGATAAGCCGGGCATTAGTTCCACAGAAAAGGAGGAATTGAAACAAAGGATTCTTTCTACAGTAATGAAGGTTAATAGTTATAAATAGGATTTAGTTTAAGGGGGGGAATGACCTGATGTTTGATTTAAAAATCATGCATCGGGTCATTTTGTTTTATATATTAATGTTATAATCCTTTTTTCTTTGCCTCGATCCAGTATTTATCCATCTCTTCAAGAGACATATCTTTCAGATTATGACCTTGTTTTATGGTATTTTCTTCCAGATAAGTAAATCGACGGATAAATTTATGGTTAGTACGCTCAAGTGCATTATCGGGATTTATTCCGTAAAGACGGGCTGCATTGATAATGCTGAAGAGTAAATCACCCAATTCTGCTTCCATTTTATCTTTATCCATAGATGAAATTTCGGTTTGTAGTTCATCAAATTCTTCTTTTACCTTATCCCATACCTGCTCTTTCTTTTCCCAGTCGAATCCTACATTTCGTGCTTTATCTTGAATTCTATATGCTTTGATTAGCGATGGGAGAGAGGCTGGTACTCCACTTAGAACCGATTTATTGCCACCTTTTTCCTTTAATTTAAGCTGTTCCCAGTTTTGTGAAACCTGTCCGGATGTTTCTGCAACTGCATCACCAAATACGTGCGGATGACGAAAGATAAGTTTTTCACACAATCTGTCGCAAACGTCTTTTATGTCAAAGTCATCCGTTTCGGATGCTATTTTTGAATAAAATGCAACATGAAGCAATACATCTCCCAGCTCTTTGCAAGTCTCTTTTTTGTCGCCTTTCATCAAAGCATCACTTAATTCGTAAACTTCCTCAATTGTATTTGCCCTTAAGCTTTCGTTTGTTTGTTTCCTGTCCCAGGGGCATTTTACACGAAGTTCATCAAGGATATCCAGAAAGCGGCCAAAGGCTTCCATTTGTTCTTTTCTAGTATGCATGTCTGTTATTCTTTAAATCAAGAGCAAAAGTAGCTATTTCTTTCGCAGTTAATCGTCTTTTTTTATTAATTTTGCGGGCAATATTCAATGAATTAATAAATTATCAAATATAATATGGAATTAGCAAGTAAGTACAACCCCGCTGATGTTGAGGATAAATGGTACCAGTATTGGCTGGATAACAAATTATTTAGTTCAAAACCTGATGGTCGTGAACCATATACAGTTGTGATTCCTCCTCCTAACGTGACAGGTGTACTGCATATGGGGCACATGCTGAACAATACTATTCAGGATATTCTTGTTCGTCGTGCACGTATGGAAGGAAAAAATGCTTGCTGGGTGCCGGGTACCGACCATGCTTCTATTGCTACAGAGGCAAAGGTTGTTAATAAACTGGCTTCCGAAGGAATTAAAAAGACAGATCTTACCCGTGACGAGTTTCTTAAACATGCATGGGCATGGACAGATAAACATGGTGGCATCATTCTTGAACAGTTGAAAAAGCTGGGTGCTTCTTGTGATTGGGATCGTACAGCGTTTACAATGGACGAATCACGTTCAGAAAGCGTACTTAAAGTCTTTGTAGATCTTTATAATAAAGGCTTGATTTACCGTGGTGTTCGTATGGTAAACTGGGATCCGAAAGCATTGACAGCTTTGTCTGATGAAGAAGTTATCTATAAGGAAGAACATAGCAAATTATTCTATCTCCGCTACATGATTGAAGGCGAAGATAACAAGTATATCGTAGTAGCTACAACTCGTCCTGAAACTATCCTTGGCGATAGCGCTGTTTGTGTAAATCCTAACGATCCACGTTACAGCTACCTGAAAGATAAGAAAGTAATTGTTCCTTTGGTGAACCGTGCTGTTCCAATCATTATGGATGATTATGTAGACATCGAGTTTGGTACAGGATGCTTGAAAGTAACTCCTGCTCATGATGTAAACGACTATATGTTGGGAGAGAAATATAATCTTCAGACAATAGATATTTTCAATCCGGATGGAACTATCAGTGAAGCTGGTGGCATGTACATTGGAATGGATCGTTTCGATGTTCGCGAGCAGATTTCTAAGGATCTTGCTGCTGCGGGATTGCTTGAAAAGGAAGAAGCTTATGATAATAAAGTTGGTTACTCAGA
Proteins encoded in this window:
- a CDS encoding two-component regulator propeller domain-containing protein, yielding MNKYLVLIIMLFCCRFATASNNIIIEHYSVENGVPHEIVNCAIKDSEGFVWFGTWYGLCSFDGQKFKTYNSRNLYYTDIPPRKIQKIIEDKSCNLWVKTVDHKLYLFDKHKECFYSVFNELRKNYSVNSQIIKIQKTADGELLLLTKNKDLLKASSNKDGKLNIILLHNSKVKAGNTKLKKNLLCESKDYISWIGTDYKILSSPKGNSLKSKPSDFILKGLGVTPETEFSCAYENKGVLWVGDKKGNIYLITLYNGRIIPIKILSGKGAIENIFIENRTKIYISVANKGVYLYDLKKKTFKLLFTPQVKEPVVKLFSDSYGKIWFVLGKKGVVYYNPVNNEIKQFIFQDGLVNEEIQEQDGKEHGMFFITSSGDLVRIDRNKLTEDYLNHSEEFLKFEKGNRLCNLLMDKDGVLWVTSLDNGIYKITFPKKQFSLFSPCSFENKTTDPEICKVGVKSLFEAKNGDIWVGTRNSEVYRIARNGALKQKFFEGNYNIGNVYHVMEDNQGNLWFSTKGKGLVKAEPDNSSKLGFRFTRFMNEEDNPNSISSNEVYCSYQDSKGRIWAGLFGGGLNLLEEENGRAIFRHKYNCFSYYPSNGMYMEIRNMIEDSEGRIWVGTSDGLMSFDGNFKRADKIKFEVYQNGSDISDNDIYALYKDKKSQIWVSVFGGGLNKLISYDHETRMPVFQSYGLKEGLKSDVILSIVEDIRGNLWLATEMGISRFNMKTQSFRNFDKYDGFIPVKMEEECALRCASGQLWFGCKDGIIKFDPSRLETYNFANKTYIVDFKVSNQDYNSLNTGEHRLSVKELKTITLKHNQSMFTIEFAALNYYNQNRISYKYILQGYEEEWHFSGKNRIASYTNVPPGKYLFKVRTIDEANPSFVSERTLEIVILPPWWRSDIAYVIYVILFLALLYGVMKFVFFMIKIKNDIYIEQKLAELKIKFFTNISHELRTPLTLIKGPIQELREKEKLSDKGTRYIDLMEKSTDQMLNLVNQILDFRKIENGKMRLHVSLINLNSMIEHLSEEFEVLSEENEISYTCQYNDSDIFVWADQEKLEIVIRNLLSNAFKFTHSGGSIILTVGLLPDGKACFVRVEDTGTGIPQNKLTEIFERFSQGDNAKDTTYKGTGIGLALSKELMNLHHGQITVESEQSKGSAFTVELLLGKEHFKPDEVDFYFSDQVDNLPQETAILDTNRNEEEDELEDDLSKDNSTLPSLLLVEDNKDLCNLIKMQLEDQFRIYIANNGVEGLKKVHLYHPDIVVTDQMMPEMDGTEMLQRIRKDFKISHIPVVILTAKSGDEAKTTAISLGANAYITKPFSKDYLVARIEQLLRERKLFQERLWKKDNEEPSVDYEQFLVQKDVQLLEKIHQVIEDNLDNSDFNIDTIASTIGLSRSSFFKKLKSLTGLAPVDLVKEIRLNKSIGMIKNTDLSISEIAFAVGFKDVGYFGKCFRKKYDQSPREYMNTYRKS
- a CDS encoding DUF6298 domain-containing protein, with product MRIVRIALRNILVGLFCTFAVQSLFAQKTSMTLKDGKISYNVDQQNNRVLDFSYCGYRSSEKDIPEVPNKIVVSSQEGDCSSVIQRAINYVSSLAPDKNGFRGAVLLGKGVFHLDKSLFISKSGVVLRGADKNQTILVKRGSDRGAVVYVEGKNDFSVTDTLSVTSSYIPVNSRTITVASAAKLKKGDRVMIYRPSTTKWIESLGCEHFGGGITALGWKAGDIEIYWDRTISSLNNGNVELDVPLTMAVDAQQGKAQVLLYHWNGRISDSGVENISFESEYNKKYPKDEDHCWTGVSIENAENCWVRHASFRYFAGSAVFVQRTASKVTVEDCISTNPVSEIGGLRRNTFLTMGQQTLFQRCYSEHGIHDFGAGYCAPGPNAFVQCESKESFGFSGAIDSWACGLLFDVVNVDGNNLSFKNMGQDFNGAGWGTSNSLFWQCSAAEIECYSPAKDAMNRAYGCWAQFSGDGEWNESNNHIQPRSIFYSQLAERLGKDCSQRARILPVSTEASSSPTLAVAAEMAKQAYTPKLTLRHWIEQDTLLVSVDQNKLKLVSSLKVEKEKAPSMKTMSVEDGRIVINNQLLTGNRSEVPWWSGKLRTNYLEKAKPHITRFVPGREGLGLTDRIDSVVNFMKNEKITVLDHNYGLWYDRRRDDHERTRRRTGDVWGPFYEQPFGRSGESSAWEGLSKYDLTRPNAWYWGRLKEFATQSDKEGLVLFHENYFQHNILEAGAHWVDCPWRSANNINDTDFPEPVPFTGDKRIFMADRFYDISHPVRRELHKKYIRQCLNNFADNKNVVQLISAEFTGPLHFVEFWLDEIGAWEKETGKHATVALSTTKDVQDAILKDKKRSALVDIIDIRYWHYKSDGTTYAPEGGKNLAPRQHARQMKVGKVTFNEAYKAVSEYREKYPEKAVTFYAQNYPDMAWAVFMAGGSLPVLPEINDPSFLNDAAKMHVEKTGTDGYYKLEKNGLGVIVYSQSKENFALPLAAGTYSLKQIDQKSGKVTTLVKKLKGGDSYQFKGNSNGPSVYWFKAL
- a CDS encoding RNA polymerase sigma factor; amino-acid sequence: MDCISVDTEVSQLLSLLVSGDVKAFSRLYDLHVNMLFNYGCRLTTDKELLKDCIHDVFIKIFSKREDLSEIANFKSYLFISLKNKLCDESRKRINYSDQAVEELNPVASENVEDDYINFEMDCVSNEKVKFLLNQLPPRQKEALTLYYIEEKKYEDICVLMDMNYQSVRNLIHRGILKLRSIAV
- the mazG gene encoding nucleoside triphosphate pyrophosphohydrolase, which translates into the protein MHTRKEQMEAFGRFLDILDELRVKCPWDRKQTNESLRANTIEEVYELSDALMKGDKKETCKELGDVLLHVAFYSKIASETDDFDIKDVCDRLCEKLIFRHPHVFGDAVAETSGQVSQNWEQLKLKEKGGNKSVLSGVPASLPSLIKAYRIQDKARNVGFDWEKKEQVWDKVKEEFDELQTEISSMDKDKMEAELGDLLFSIINAARLYGINPDNALERTNHKFIRRFTYLEENTIKQGHNLKDMSLEEMDKYWIEAKKKGL